The Pseudomonas bijieensis DNA window GAATCGTTGGCCCCGACGGCAAGCTGTACGCGCACGCCACCACGACATGCTTGATCTTCGATTTCCCTGCACCTTCCCCGAGGCGTCCACATGAGCAAGTCTGACATTGCTCTCCGCGCTGCGGCCCGACAATGGAGAAAGTCATGAAATACACATCCTTTGGCAAGACCGGCCTGCGGGTTTCGCAGGTAGCGCTCGGTACGGGCAACTTTGGCACGGGTTGGGGCCATGGCGCCGACCCCGATACCAGCAAAGAGATGTTCAACGCCTATGCCGAGGCTGGGGGCAACTTCATCGATACAGCGGATGTCTACCAGTTCGGACAATCGGAGGAACAGATCGGCATCCTGCTGGAGGGGCGGCGCGAAGATTTCGTCATTGCGACGAAGTACAGCAACGGGGCGCAGCCGAATGCCAATAGGCTGGTCACCGGCAACAGTCGCAAGGCCATGGTCGCCTCCGTGGAAGCGAGCCTGAAGCGACTCAAGACAGATCGGATTGACATCTACTGGGTGCATCATCCCGATGGCCTCACGCCAGCCGAGGAAATCGTCCGTGGCTTCGAGGACTTGGCACGCGCGGGCAAGATCCTCTATGCAGGCCTTTCGAACTTCCCCGCCTGGCGACTCGCCCGTGCAGTGACCCTGGCCGAACTGACTCGTACCGTTCCCATCGCGGCTGCGCAGTTCGAGCACAGCCTGGTCCATCGCGAGCCCGAAGCCGACCTGTTCCCGGCATCGCACGCGCTGGGCCTTGGTATCGTCACTTGGTCGCCGCTGGGCGGCGGCATGCTGACGGGCAAGTACCGCCAAGGGGAGAAAGGTCGCGCCGAAGGTTTGGGCGGCCGGGTGTTCCAGCCGGAGAATTCGGCGCAGCGTACGCAAATCCTCGACACCGTCATTGCCATCGCGGGCGAGATCGACGCCAGCGCGGGTCAGGTCGCCATTGCCTGGGCAGGCACCCACGGGGCAGTGCCGATCATCGGGCCACGCTCAATGACCCAGCTCACCGACAACCTCGGCGCGCTGTCGCTTGAGCTTTCACCCGAGCACATCAGCCGCCTCGATACAGCAAGCGTCCTGACACCCTCGGCGCCAGCGCGGGCGGTAATTCCCTGGGGCGAGAGCACGGATCGGATCGTGGCATAGCGCCAT harbors:
- a CDS encoding aldo/keto reductase, translated to MKYTSFGKTGLRVSQVALGTGNFGTGWGHGADPDTSKEMFNAYAEAGGNFIDTADVYQFGQSEEQIGILLEGRREDFVIATKYSNGAQPNANRLVTGNSRKAMVASVEASLKRLKTDRIDIYWVHHPDGLTPAEEIVRGFEDLARAGKILYAGLSNFPAWRLARAVTLAELTRTVPIAAAQFEHSLVHREPEADLFPASHALGLGIVTWSPLGGGMLTGKYRQGEKGRAEGLGGRVFQPENSAQRTQILDTVIAIAGEIDASAGQVAIAWAGTHGAVPIIGPRSMTQLTDNLGALSLELSPEHISRLDTASVLTPSAPARAVIPWGESTDRIVA